Within Spinacia oleracea cultivar Varoflay chromosome 4, BTI_SOV_V1, whole genome shotgun sequence, the genomic segment GGATTTTGATCCTTGTTCGGATGTGGGGAGATGATgtaatgtatttttataatgTCGCACCTTCGTGAGTTCCTAAGTATAACTCGTGGGTCAACAATGATCCAGCGAGTTCCTCAATGTAGAACTTAAATTAACAGGAACTCTGACATATTAATGTGCACAtttgtttgttcctgtaccaatttctttgtcgagggaacccaacagatttgggtcccttcttgttagtagtaactgttaagaaattaatcaacacaacaactaataccaagatacaatatgccttcatataaatgatattcaatatattcatgaagcatataaaataatagtttttaggcagagaaaaaataagtaggatattttgttgcctaaaaattaaaaactccgaGTTCCACATATATGCATTTTCAAAATACGTTTCCTTGAAATAAATTTAATGTACTgaagtttgaaaaaataaattgaaaaatcatttattaaatatagattttagatttttcaaattcaattttaaatcaaaacaaaacagaagttccattagaaacaatgcaaggaacacgcaataaattaatgtatgcacacaaagaaggtctaaaggaatagatatttaccttagaagatCGCCAGTTATACCTTgactgacttttattcaacaataaaagtcagatctgccttgttcctttgaatgggtaggatcgagttcctttcatcaagtttcttgtaattgttcctccttccaggaacttaactcagcagggtttcctgcttatcagcgagttccggctctgataccaattgttattcggatggaacactacaagagggggggtgaattgtagtatggaactttctagccaattttgcggaattataaagaaactttaagcaagtagagaaacaatgcaagagagattttacgaggaaactttctacgcccaactagaaagaaaacctcgacccactagggatttcaacttaaactcttttcactatagggcaacaactcagttacaaacctataaggaactcgggcattacttgagttcctctacgaactcaagttccaatagttgttcctcaaacaactacgctttcactgacttccctagaagtctctcttgactcttttgcttcactcaaagcctatcagcttctctctcatagacttcactcaaagcctccccaaatacaacaggaactcactcaagttcctaccccatacacatcaggaactcactcaagttcctgcccaaaacttatacaagaattcactcaaacccttgacaaattacccattacaagagctcactcaacccttgaacaactcttaaaatatagacatttgataattgattaaactctaatatgtagagagtgaataactgtaaaggaactcggaactgTCAGGAACTTTGAACTGTAGGAACTGACTCTAAAAACGTggaaaacaaaatataatttctgtAAAATTATTCCACATAAACCAGACCCTTTTTGGAATGACAACGCAAGTCAGACACTCTTgaatgaatgagaaagctctccttttatagaggaagaaacctcaaccactttctccataatcttctccactaacaaccactaagcccttcaatttaggcatgatcccatgactttagtcagtagagaaaatcatggagttagggctaagcataatcaggttttccatgatctcctattatttctccactaatgtagtttttccaaaacaacgtaaaacaatgattttaattttctaaaacaaaaccttttaaatctgattttaataaaatagaaaaataaattttattaaaataaaataactaacaatcagattttattttacaaaaagattaattattttttatttattaaaaataaaattttaaacacattaaactacaaaagatattcaaaacaaatcctagaatgaataggacattattaaaaacgaattttaaataataaataaataaatatatgatataaaaatcagaatcctaactaaaataagattttataaaaattatcttttattttaaaaacataaataaacagagttttactaggagataaatactcaaagtcaaaggtaaatccctaacaactaggagtgttaaaagccacgttattgacacttaaaattaccttaaaactaggagtattctaggaagataaactgacgttatttctcataagttccgacaagttccttttggcaccgtgttcctcaattattcaagtttctacatacttacatgaatcctagaaaataaactcttattttcttcttcatgcttcatgatgctccaactcaagagcctcatgttgatagttccgcctctggaacttctccatgcttgttcctactcaggaactttatactcgttgttcctcgtaggatctgctgaggaactgatctgtttgtgttcctttgaagaactttgttgcagcttggatacttgatttattgacttgaactcttcatgtttgtttcttcatcaaacctatatttgtttcgtatacatattgaaactcaaacataggttagtcgtttgctagttgtcatcaaaaccataaagtcagtgatgacaaccaatacaagcaagatgaagaaaaccaaactaataaacaagtatgcagtagttaaggacacaaactctaagtctaatggtatacttatataattagaTTTCTCTTCTAAAGTTCCCTTCACTTCTTGAGTTCCTTTCAGGAACTTCACTTCTTCTTGTATATATCTTCAGAAATTTCCAACTAAATGATCTTTATTAACCTTCATTACTTGTTCATGCACATCTAAACAATACACACATtagttagataatcatcatttgttcataatcatcaaaacactatattACTCAACACATGGCCGTCCCCTCCAACAAGGTAACTGTTACCCCCATCCAACCGGGACATCAGCCAGTAGCACAGCTTCCTAGGTAGCTTGGATATTTTCAAATCCAACATCCCCCCGAAACCCATTTTCCTAACGCAACTTCTCCTTGACTCATCAAAAGCAGCAATAATCTTAGAAAATGCATCCGTGCGACAGATAACGCTTGGTTGCTACACATAATAGTTtaagtaaaaataaattaactGACAAAACCTAATCAAAATACACAATTCATCTTTAAATAAAGGATCAATAGTACCTTCCGGCCACAATTAGCCCGCTGAGTAGCAACTACCACGCCGTGAAACTTCGCATACTCACCCCTAGACATAGGATGTTTGGGAATCGGTACCTAAACATGAAAAAAACATTAGCATCAACTACGTAGAAAAAACATTATTATACCATAAAAATCCTTAAAAACAatgaataaatttcaaaattatatACCCGCACAAACATCCTCCTGTTATTCCCTCTGATTGCCTTCTGTTTTGCAGGGGGCTTTCCTTTTGCTACCCctgtttcatcaaacttcctacCCATCTGCTTAGTCGCAGGAAGTATCGTCTTCTTCACAGGTCTCCTTCCCTCGTCAACATCATCATAATCCTCTCTACGCCTCTTCCGCATCATCTGcagatgtgccttcttcttcaAAGCATTCTGCCCGACCTCCTTCCAACTCTTCCCTCTTTTCTGAACGCGAACAACAACATCCTCTCCTTCATCTTCATACCCACCATCCATATATTCACCGTCTTCGTCTTCTatatcttcttcctcctctactTCATCGTATGAAATAACCCTCCTGCTTTTAGCAGATTGCCTTTTCTTTGGCGCACGTTTCACTGTTCTCTGGCATAATTCATCCTCGAATTCTTCGTCCTCATATATCTCATCCTCATATTCATCATCTTCAACATCTTCATATGCATCCCCGTCAAAAACAGATTCTTCACTGTCATCCCCAGACAGCGATCGCccttcctcatcttcttccattTCTTCATCGACGACAGGGTCTTTGCCCTTTAGCTTACTATTCCGAGCAACTTCCACGCGATTTTccttaaaaataatattgaaaTACATATCTTGTTAATAAACGTATAACAATATACATACTATCAATTATCAGCAAATACGATACACTCATAAAAAGAGCAGTGACACTCACCCTAGGTTTGCTGCTGCTACCACTTTGTCCCTTGATAACCATCCTACAAATACAATTTTACCAATCATTATACCATGCATACCTTCGATATAACAGTACCAAACACATTGATAATTTAGGTTTGGTTCCAAAGAAAATACCAAATCATATATCCTTTACCTAAATGTATCAAAATATGTAATATTTTCCATTTGGTACCAGATCAAGtaccaaacaacaatcaaacaaacaaaGGTAGTTTTAAAAGCATGCCATCAcacgaattaaaaattaatcAGGCACCCCTTCATATCAGTTTAACTTTACCTAAACGAAGGCTTATCAAATTACTTAATTCGACTTGGAAAGtaattcaacaacaaacatcaCAGTATAGAATTCGCATAATAACCACAAATTAACCACAAATTAACCCCAAATATGAAAATTCCATAAAAATAGCTACTTCATCACTAAATTAAATATACACTTAAATTTCCATTAACAAGAGCTACTTCAAGTAATTAGAacataattgtgaaaaaaattcACTTTCAATTCATCAGCAACACAATTGTCAAACAAAATGGTGaaaccctaaaaatcaaatcagccCCAAAAAACTGTGAATAcaaaaaatattaccaaaacaaGAACTAAAGAACAATTCATACAGAAATAAATTAACTTCACCTGGAAAGTAATTCAGAAGTTCCTTAGTTAACAAATATCACCAAATATAATCGCCCTGGCAAACACCCTTTTTGGACTGTATGAATTGGAAACCGGTCACGAAGTGGCTAACCTTCTAACGAGAGACTGAGAATTTGGGCAGTTCTTGACGGAGAATTTGGAGGGAGATCAATTGAGCGGGAGAGCACGCAAGGAGGAAGAAGACTAAAGAACCGTATTTTGGAAAGAAACAGTAAAAATGAAACCATCACCTGATTTTTTACAtaacattaaattaataatcagcaaattataaaatacaaattaaagataaattgaaaagtcaaaaaaaattttgaaattcaaattttggaacagaattttagagagagaagttgcAAAATATCTGAAGTGGTGATTAAGGGTGGGCCACC encodes:
- the LOC110791026 gene encoding uncharacterized protein: MEEEQLPEEERERERYRLFFQEVRRERVRKRVKVVERARVFMGIDGRLVSLRIIITLTPSALGGTRGSFHPFLVMVSFLLFLSKIRFFSLLPPCVLSRSIDLPPNSPSRTAQILSLSLEGEVNLFLMVIKGQSGSSSKPRENRVEVARNSKLKGKDPVVDEEMEEDEEGRSLSGDDSEESVFDGDAYEDVEDDEYEDEIYEDEEFEDELCQRTVKRAPKKRQSAKSRRVISYDEVEEEEDIEDEDGEYMDGGYEDEGEDVVVRVQKRGKSWKEVGQNALKKKAHLQMMRKRRREDYDDVDEGRRPVKKTILPATKQMGRKFDETGVAKGKPPAKQKAIRGNNRRMFVRVPIPKHPMSRGEYAKFHGVVVATQRANCGRKQPSVICRTDAFSKIIAAFDESRRSCVRKMGFGGMLDLKISKLPRKLCYWLMSRLDGGNSYLVGGDGHVLSNIVF